In Phreatobacter aquaticus, a single genomic region encodes these proteins:
- a CDS encoding TetR/AcrR family transcriptional regulator, whose protein sequence is MTDEKLVMRRREQIVAAAVELFSDQGYYRTTIQDIARKAGVSIGLIYQYAQTKEDVLLLSLMSVLESYKQEIPLSVTTISDPLEALWSSLATFCRVIDHRRSAAVLAYRSTKSLPREQRELIKQLELETNEFIAQRLRDCVAAGVFREVNVDLVTYQLVLYAHTWALKHWRLSQITTIEGYIEQGFDFFVHAMATPKGLIQYGQFLAAHRATAARAGKAGASKTKAPAKARD, encoded by the coding sequence GTGACCGACGAGAAGCTGGTCATGCGCAGGCGTGAGCAGATCGTCGCGGCGGCGGTCGAGCTGTTTTCCGATCAGGGCTATTATCGCACGACCATCCAGGACATCGCGCGCAAGGCCGGCGTTAGCATCGGCCTGATCTACCAATATGCGCAGACCAAGGAAGACGTCCTGCTGCTCTCGCTGATGAGCGTGCTGGAATCGTACAAGCAGGAAATCCCGCTCTCGGTCACCACGATCAGCGATCCGCTGGAAGCCTTGTGGTCGTCGCTCGCAACCTTCTGCCGGGTCATCGATCACCGCAGGAGCGCGGCCGTTCTCGCCTATCGCTCGACGAAATCGCTGCCGCGCGAGCAGCGCGAGCTGATCAAGCAGCTGGAGCTCGAGACCAACGAATTCATCGCGCAGCGCCTGCGCGACTGCGTGGCGGCCGGCGTGTTTCGTGAGGTCAATGTCGATCTCGTCACCTACCAGCTGGTGCTCTATGCCCATACCTGGGCGCTGAAGCACTGGCGGCTCAGCCAGATCACCACGATCGAAGGCTATATCGAGCAGGGCTTCGATTTCTTCGTCCATGCCATGGCGACCCCGAAGGGCCTGATCCAGTACGGCCAGTTCCTCGCCGCCCACCGGGCGACGGCGGCCAGGGCCGGCAAGGCGGGAGCCAGCAAGACGAAAGCGCCGGCCAAGGCCCGGGACTGA
- a CDS encoding NADPH:quinone oxidoreductase family protein, whose product MKAVVVERFGPPEALVFRDWPRPEPSPGEVTVDVHAVGLNFPDVLVAAGKYQTLPPLPFVPGKEFAGIVAAVGEGVTRFKAGDRVVGQLENGAFAETVRVSAEHCYPMPAGLSMTRAAALGLTYQTSWFALFDRGRLKPGETVLVTGAGGGIGVSAMQLAKAAGCRVLAGIGSPDKRDFVLAQGADAVIDMSGANLRDNVRAQVQAATDGHGADVVIENVGGPGFEACLRALAWDGRLVVVGFAGGEIPSARANYILVKHIAVTGIHWSDYLERMPDRVREVQADLFAMAADGRIDPPLCAVVPIEEIADAMELIVTRKALGKVVLVTARGREPSS is encoded by the coding sequence GTGAAAGCAGTGGTGGTCGAGCGGTTCGGCCCGCCGGAGGCCCTGGTGTTCCGCGACTGGCCGAGGCCGGAGCCGTCACCGGGCGAGGTGACGGTCGACGTCCATGCTGTCGGCCTCAATTTCCCCGACGTGCTGGTCGCCGCCGGCAAGTATCAGACCCTGCCGCCTCTTCCCTTCGTACCGGGCAAGGAATTCGCCGGGATCGTCGCGGCCGTTGGCGAAGGCGTCACGCGCTTCAAGGCGGGGGACCGCGTCGTCGGCCAGCTGGAGAACGGTGCCTTCGCCGAGACCGTCCGGGTGTCCGCCGAGCATTGCTATCCGATGCCCGCCGGCCTTTCGATGACCAGGGCCGCCGCCCTGGGACTGACCTATCAGACGTCCTGGTTTGCACTCTTTGATCGCGGCCGGCTGAAGCCCGGCGAGACCGTGCTGGTAACCGGTGCCGGCGGTGGTATCGGCGTCTCGGCCATGCAACTCGCCAAGGCCGCGGGATGCCGGGTGCTGGCCGGCATCGGCAGCCCCGACAAGCGCGACTTCGTGCTGGCGCAGGGCGCCGATGCCGTGATCGACATGAGCGGCGCAAACCTGCGCGACAACGTGCGCGCGCAGGTTCAGGCGGCAACTGACGGGCATGGCGCCGACGTGGTGATCGAAAATGTCGGCGGCCCCGGATTCGAGGCCTGCCTCAGGGCGCTTGCCTGGGATGGGCGGCTCGTGGTGGTCGGCTTTGCGGGCGGCGAGATCCCGAGCGCGCGGGCGAACTACATTCTGGTCAAGCATATCGCGGTGACCGGTATTCACTGGAGCGACTATCTCGAGCGGATGCCGGACCGGGTGCGCGAGGTGCAGGCGGACCTGTTCGCCATGGCGGCGGATGGCCGTATCGACCCGCCGCTCTGCGCGGTGGTGCCGATCGAGGAGATCGCAGACGCCATGGAGCTGATCGTCACGCGCAAGGCGCTGGGCAAGGTGGTGCTGGTCACGGCGCGTGGGCGCGAGCCTTCGTCATGA
- a CDS encoding enoyl-CoA hydratase/isomerase family protein, translating to MSQAPADPYAKYQRLKFDRPHPRVLRVTMYNPERLNSADEIMHGELATIWQDIDKDPTVSAAILTGHGKAFSAGGDFKMIEKIINDFETRARNWKEARDIVYNVINCSKPIISAIRGPAVGAGLVCGLLADISIVTKDARLIDGHTRLGVAAGDHAAIIWPLLCGMAKAKYYLLLCDPVSGAEAERIGLVSLAVDDADLDAKSIEIATRLAEGAPNAIRWTKYALNNWLRQMGPTFDASLALEFMGFTGPDVKEGLASHVEKRKPVFPESSPL from the coding sequence ATGTCCCAAGCTCCTGCCGATCCCTATGCCAAGTACCAGCGCCTGAAGTTCGACCGGCCGCACCCGCGTGTGCTGCGCGTGACCATGTACAATCCGGAACGGCTGAACTCCGCCGACGAGATCATGCATGGCGAACTCGCCACTATCTGGCAGGACATCGACAAGGATCCGACCGTCTCGGCGGCGATCCTGACCGGTCACGGCAAGGCCTTCTCGGCCGGCGGCGACTTCAAGATGATCGAGAAGATCATCAACGATTTCGAGACGCGCGCCCGCAACTGGAAGGAAGCGCGCGACATCGTCTACAACGTGATCAATTGCTCCAAGCCGATCATCAGCGCCATTCGCGGACCGGCGGTCGGCGCAGGCCTCGTCTGCGGCCTGCTTGCCGACATCTCCATCGTCACCAAGGACGCCCGGCTGATCGACGGCCATACCCGGCTCGGCGTTGCAGCCGGCGACCATGCGGCGATCATCTGGCCGCTGCTCTGCGGCATGGCCAAGGCCAAATATTACCTGCTGCTGTGCGACCCGGTCTCGGGCGCCGAGGCCGAGCGCATCGGTCTGGTCTCGCTGGCGGTTGACGATGCCGACCTCGACGCCAAGTCGATCGAGATCGCGACCCGTCTCGCCGAGGGCGCGCCGAACGCCATCCGCTGGACCAAATATGCGCTGAACAACTGGCTGCGCCAGATGGGCCCGACCTTCGACGCCTCGCTGGCGCTGGAATTCATGGGCTTCACCGGCCCCGACGTGAAGGAGGGCCTCGCCTCCCATGTCGAGAAGCGCAAGCCGGTGTTCCCGGAAAGCTCACCGCTCTGA
- a CDS encoding AMP-binding protein, translating into MHMDGFAARRDAMVKAGFWKNRTLLDDFDHRVKEQPGALAIVAHDVTQASQTRLTYGELDERVTRIAVNLAGLGVEVGDVVSYQLPNWWQFVALHLACLRIGAITNPIMPILRRRELEFMLNHARSKVVVTPQVFRDFDHGAMIAGMRDVLPHLAHALVIGGEGDAAFERLHDKPVDQTAATALFAARRPKPDDIIQVLYTSGTTGEPKGVMHTSNTQISNLGPYIERLHLSGQDIVFMASPLAHQTGFMYGLMMPIVLGCHVVLQDIWNRKVAADLFAAERPTFTMASTPFLADLTDEAEARPEAFRSLRVFLAAGAPIPRVLVRRATDHMGATIASGWGMTENGAVTVTKPEDPPEKAFETDGCPLPGMAVRVVDPADKPLAAGEEGRLQVKGCSNFVGYLKRPDLNAVDAEGWFDTGDLARIDAEGYVRITGRAKDIIIRGGENIPVVEIEGLVYKHPDINDVAIVAMPDDRLGERACAFVTTRPGTKVTLGDVTAFLSSQHITKNYLPERLEVLSELPRTASGKIQKFRLREMAKTMKPGE; encoded by the coding sequence ATGCATATGGATGGGTTTGCCGCGCGCCGCGACGCCATGGTGAAGGCTGGATTCTGGAAGAACCGGACCCTGCTCGACGATTTCGACCATCGGGTGAAGGAGCAGCCGGGCGCCCTGGCGATCGTCGCCCATGACGTGACCCAGGCGAGCCAGACGCGCCTCACCTATGGCGAACTCGACGAGCGGGTGACGCGCATCGCGGTCAACCTCGCGGGTCTTGGGGTCGAGGTCGGCGATGTCGTCTCCTACCAGTTGCCCAACTGGTGGCAGTTCGTCGCGCTGCATCTCGCCTGCCTGCGCATCGGCGCGATCACCAATCCGATCATGCCGATCCTGCGGCGCCGCGAGTTGGAATTCATGCTCAACCACGCCCGCTCCAAGGTGGTGGTGACGCCGCAGGTCTTCCGCGACTTCGACCATGGCGCGATGATCGCCGGCATGCGCGATGTGCTGCCCCATCTCGCTCATGCCCTGGTGATCGGCGGCGAGGGTGATGCAGCGTTCGAGCGCCTCCACGACAAGCCGGTCGACCAGACGGCGGCCACAGCGCTGTTCGCCGCGCGCCGGCCGAAGCCGGACGACATCATCCAGGTGCTCTACACCTCCGGCACGACCGGTGAGCCCAAGGGCGTGATGCACACGTCCAACACCCAGATCAGCAATCTCGGCCCCTATATCGAGCGGCTGCACCTGTCGGGCCAGGACATCGTGTTCATGGCCTCCCCGCTCGCCCACCAGACCGGCTTCATGTACGGGCTGATGATGCCGATCGTGCTCGGCTGCCACGTGGTGCTGCAGGATATCTGGAACCGCAAGGTGGCCGCCGACCTGTTCGCAGCCGAGCGGCCGACCTTCACCATGGCCTCGACGCCATTCCTCGCCGACCTCACCGACGAGGCGGAGGCGAGGCCCGAGGCCTTCCGCTCGCTCCGGGTGTTCCTGGCGGCCGGCGCGCCGATCCCGCGCGTGCTCGTGCGGCGCGCCACCGACCATATGGGCGCCACCATCGCGTCCGGTTGGGGCATGACGGAGAACGGCGCGGTGACCGTCACCAAACCGGAAGATCCACCGGAAAAGGCCTTCGAGACCGATGGCTGCCCGCTGCCGGGCATGGCGGTGCGCGTCGTCGACCCAGCCGACAAGCCGCTGGCCGCCGGCGAGGAGGGCCGCCTGCAGGTCAAGGGCTGCAGCAATTTCGTCGGCTATCTGAAGCGGCCGGATCTCAATGCGGTGGATGCCGAAGGCTGGTTCGACACGGGCGATCTCGCGCGCATCGACGCCGAAGGCTATGTCCGCATCACCGGCCGGGCCAAGGACATCATCATTCGCGGCGGCGAGAACATCCCGGTCGTCGAGATCGAGGGCCTGGTCTACAAGCACCCCGATATCAACGATGTCGCCATCGTCGCCATGCCGGATGATCGCCTCGGCGAGCGCGCCTGCGCCTTTGTCACCACCCGGCCCGGCACAAAGGTGACGCTCGGCGACGTGACGGCCTTCCTGTCGAGCCAGCACATCACCAAGAACTATCTGCCTGAACGGCTGGAAGTGCTGAGCGAGCTGCCGCGCACCGCCAGCGGCAAGATCCAGAAATTCCGCCTGCGCGAGATGGCCAAGACGATGAAGCCCGGCGAGTGA
- a CDS encoding acyl-CoA dehydrogenase family protein gives MLAADFLALPFFDDAHRAFADRLGTWAEATVPGLVDHHDVDGSCRRLVTALGEAGFLKACVPGDQGGLRAALDVRTLCIARATLGYVDGLADFAFAMQGLGTGPISLFGTPAQKAAACPSVRDGKAISGFALSEPDAGSDVAALSTTATKVAGGWRLDGTKTWISNGGIADRYVVFARTGEAAGARGISAFIVPADTPGLSVIERIEVIAPHPLATLGFDNCVVPEDALLGRPGQGFAIAMATLDVFRSTVAAAALGMGNRALHEASRRAVSRKMFGAPLADLQLTQASLADSVAELEASALLIFRAAWEKDQGRERITKEAAIAKMVATENAQKVIDRAIQIFGGLGVKKGEKVEELYRDIRALRIYEGATEVQKIVIARAHLAKFQN, from the coding sequence ATGCTTGCCGCTGATTTCCTTGCGCTGCCGTTCTTCGATGACGCCCACCGCGCCTTCGCCGACCGCCTTGGCACATGGGCGGAGGCGACGGTCCCCGGCCTCGTCGACCATCACGATGTCGATGGCTCGTGCCGCCGGCTGGTGACGGCGCTCGGCGAGGCTGGCTTCCTCAAGGCCTGCGTGCCCGGCGATCAGGGTGGCCTTCGCGCCGCCCTCGACGTGCGCACGCTCTGCATCGCCCGCGCGACGCTTGGCTATGTCGACGGTCTCGCCGACTTTGCCTTCGCCATGCAGGGGCTGGGCACCGGTCCGATCTCGCTGTTCGGAACACCTGCGCAGAAGGCCGCCGCCTGCCCCTCGGTGCGCGACGGCAAGGCGATCTCAGGCTTCGCGCTGTCCGAGCCCGATGCCGGGTCGGATGTCGCGGCCCTCTCCACCACGGCCACGAAGGTTGCCGGTGGCTGGCGGCTGGATGGCACCAAGACCTGGATCTCCAATGGCGGCATTGCCGACCGCTACGTGGTGTTCGCGCGCACCGGCGAGGCCGCGGGCGCCCGCGGCATCTCGGCCTTCATCGTGCCGGCCGACACGCCAGGTCTCTCGGTCATCGAGCGGATCGAGGTCATCGCGCCGCATCCGCTGGCGACCCTCGGCTTCGACAATTGTGTCGTGCCGGAGGACGCCCTGCTGGGCCGCCCCGGCCAGGGCTTTGCCATCGCCATGGCGACGCTCGACGTGTTCCGCTCAACCGTTGCGGCGGCCGCTCTCGGCATGGGCAATCGCGCCCTGCATGAGGCGAGCCGGCGAGCGGTCAGCCGCAAGATGTTCGGCGCGCCGCTCGCCGACCTCCAGCTCACGCAGGCCTCGCTTGCCGACAGCGTCGCGGAGCTCGAAGCTTCCGCCCTGCTGATCTTCCGCGCAGCCTGGGAGAAGGATCAGGGCCGCGAGCGCATCACCAAGGAGGCGGCGATCGCCAAGATGGTGGCGACCGAGAACGCCCAGAAGGTGATCGACCGCGCGATCCAGATCTTCGGCGGCCTCGGCGTGAAGAAGGGCGAGAAGGTCGAGGAGCTCTATCGCGATATCCGCGCGCTGCGGATCTACGAGGGCGCGACCGAGGTCCAGAAGATCGTCATTGCCCGCGCCCATCTCGCCAAATTCCAGAACTAG
- a CDS encoding enoyl-CoA hydratase/isomerase family protein, with translation MFRTETRGSVFVLTMERAPVNAINRAWIDGFDAVLDELDQRPDITVLLVRSSQRTFSAGADLKLMRECFATDDGPDAMVETVRRIQRLYDRIESASQVVIAEIGGAAHGGGFELALACDLRVAAKTAPLGLPETRLGLLPGAGGTQRMSRLCGPGVARRMILTAEVITGAEALGLGLVQWAVPAEELAAFTLALAERVATMSPKALSACKRCFSAADAELGSGLQIELLETHKLLNTGDTRRRVAAFLDR, from the coding sequence ATGTTCAGAACAGAGACCAGGGGATCGGTGTTCGTGCTCACGATGGAGCGCGCGCCGGTCAATGCCATCAACCGTGCCTGGATCGACGGCTTCGACGCCGTGCTCGACGAGCTCGACCAGCGCCCGGACATCACCGTGCTGCTGGTGCGCTCGTCGCAGCGCACCTTCTCGGCCGGCGCCGACCTCAAGCTGATGCGGGAGTGCTTCGCGACCGACGATGGCCCCGACGCGATGGTCGAGACTGTCCGCCGCATCCAGCGGCTCTATGACCGGATCGAAAGCGCATCCCAGGTGGTGATCGCCGAGATCGGCGGCGCGGCCCATGGCGGCGGTTTCGAACTGGCGCTCGCCTGCGATCTCCGGGTGGCGGCGAAGACCGCGCCGCTCGGCCTGCCCGAGACCCGCCTCGGCCTGCTGCCGGGAGCCGGCGGCACGCAGCGCATGTCCAGGCTCTGCGGCCCGGGCGTGGCGCGGCGGATGATCCTGACCGCCGAGGTGATCACCGGCGCTGAGGCGCTCGGTCTCGGCCTTGTCCAGTGGGCGGTGCCGGCGGAAGAGCTCGCCGCCTTCACGCTCGCGCTCGCCGAGCGAGTGGCCACCATGTCGCCCAAGGCGCTTTCCGCCTGCAAGCGCTGCTTCTCGGCCGCCGATGCCGAACTCGGTTCAGGCCTGCAGATCGAGCTTCTCGAAACCCACAAGCTTCTCAACACCGGCGACACCCGCAGGCGGGTCGCCGCATTTCTCGACCGATAG
- a CDS encoding SDR family NAD(P)-dependent oxidoreductase: MRLEGKTVVVTGAASGIGLATAEVLARAGAAVVLADLSADKGEAQAAKMRAEGLKATFLHLDVASDESIAAFAAAVLGRGEVHVLVNGAGYGKGQPFVENDSAFWDRVVDVNLMGPVKLIRALLDPMIARRSGKIVNVASDAGRVGSSGETVYSGAKGGLISFSKGLAREMARYSINVNCICPGPTETPMLMALPENHLEAFKRAIPFRRFGKPEDIANAILFFASDKSDYITGQTLSVSGGLTMA, from the coding sequence ATGAGGCTCGAAGGCAAGACCGTCGTCGTCACCGGAGCGGCATCGGGCATTGGTCTCGCGACCGCGGAAGTTCTGGCGCGTGCCGGCGCGGCCGTTGTGCTGGCCGACCTCTCGGCCGACAAGGGCGAGGCCCAGGCGGCCAAGATGCGCGCCGAAGGGCTGAAGGCGACCTTCCTCCACCTCGACGTCGCCTCCGACGAGTCGATTGCGGCTTTCGCCGCCGCCGTGCTTGGCCGCGGTGAGGTTCACGTGCTGGTCAACGGCGCCGGTTACGGCAAGGGCCAGCCCTTCGTCGAGAATGACAGCGCCTTCTGGGACCGGGTCGTCGACGTCAATCTGATGGGGCCGGTCAAGCTGATCCGCGCCCTGCTCGATCCCATGATCGCCCGCCGCTCGGGCAAGATCGTCAATGTCGCCAGCGATGCCGGCCGCGTCGGCTCGTCCGGCGAGACCGTCTATTCCGGCGCCAAGGGCGGTTTGATCAGCTTTTCGAAGGGTCTTGCCCGCGAAATGGCGCGCTATTCGATCAATGTGAACTGCATCTGCCCCGGCCCGACCGAAACGCCGATGCTGATGGCGCTGCCGGAAAACCACCTCGAAGCCTTCAAACGTGCGATTCCGTTCCGCCGTTTCGGCAAACCTGAGGATATCGCCAATGCGATCCTGTTTTTCGCCAGCGATAAATCCGATTACATCACCGGACAGACGCTCAGCGTCTCCGGCGGCCTGACCATGGCCTGA
- a CDS encoding acyl-CoA dehydrogenase family protein, with amino-acid sequence MILTEQQTMIRDMARQFAREKLAPNAARWDRESHFPMAEIREMGSLGLMGMNVPAEWGGVGADYVSTALALEEIAAGDAGTSTVMSGHNSVGCMPLVTFGTDEQKERFLKPMAEGRMISAFLLTEAHGGSDAGALATRAVRDGDHYVLNGTKQFITTGSNADVALIFARTGPQDGTKGISAFIVPLPAPGYVVVRKEEKLGQHSSDTCQIAFENLRVPVANRLGAEGEGYRIALSNLQGGRIGIAAQAVGIGRAAYEAALDYARDRVVFGKPIIEHQVVGFRLAAMATRIESARQMVLHAAALSDAGQPCLMEACMAKLVASDAAEWVCSEAIQTMGGYGYLADFPVERHYRDARVTRIYEGTNDIQHLVILREMQKRNAA; translated from the coding sequence ATGATCCTCACCGAGCAGCAGACGATGATCCGCGACATGGCGCGCCAGTTCGCGCGCGAGAAGCTGGCACCGAACGCTGCCCGGTGGGATCGCGAAAGCCATTTCCCGATGGCGGAAATCCGGGAAATGGGCAGCCTCGGCCTGATGGGCATGAATGTGCCGGCGGAATGGGGCGGTGTTGGTGCGGATTATGTGTCGACCGCGCTGGCGCTGGAGGAGATCGCCGCCGGCGATGCCGGCACATCCACCGTGATGAGCGGGCACAATTCGGTCGGCTGCATGCCGCTCGTCACGTTCGGCACCGACGAGCAGAAGGAGCGGTTCCTGAAGCCCATGGCCGAGGGGCGCATGATCTCCGCCTTCCTGCTGACGGAAGCCCATGGAGGCTCGGATGCCGGCGCGCTGGCCACCCGCGCGGTGCGCGACGGCGATCATTATGTGCTGAACGGCACCAAGCAGTTCATCACCACGGGCAGCAATGCCGATGTCGCGCTGATCTTCGCCCGCACCGGCCCACAGGACGGCACCAAGGGCATTTCCGCCTTCATCGTGCCGCTGCCGGCGCCGGGCTATGTGGTGGTGCGCAAGGAGGAGAAACTCGGCCAGCACTCCTCCGACACCTGCCAGATCGCGTTTGAGAACCTGCGCGTGCCGGTGGCGAACCGCCTCGGCGCCGAGGGCGAGGGTTACCGGATCGCACTCTCCAACCTGCAGGGCGGACGCATCGGCATTGCCGCCCAGGCCGTCGGCATCGGCCGCGCGGCCTATGAGGCGGCGCTCGACTATGCCCGCGACCGCGTGGTGTTCGGCAAGCCGATCATCGAGCATCAGGTGGTCGGCTTCCGCCTTGCCGCCATGGCGACGCGGATCGAGAGCGCCCGTCAGATGGTGCTGCATGCGGCCGCACTCTCCGATGCCGGCCAGCCTTGCCTGATGGAGGCCTGCATGGCCAAGCTCGTCGCGTCCGACGCGGCCGAATGGGTCTGTTCGGAAGCGATCCAGACCATGGGCGGCTACGGGTATCTCGCCGACTTCCCGGTCGAGCGCCATTATCGCGATGCCCGCG
- a CDS encoding enoyl-CoA hydratase family protein — translation MQTFKAADYKATHFKWEVAGKVGTVTLNRPERKNPLTFESYAELRDLFLKLVYATDVKTVVVTGAGGNFCSGGDVHEIIGPLVRMQEAGDMPGLLAFTRMTGDLVKAMRHCPQPIIAAVDGICAGAGAIVAMASDLRIGTPRAKTAFLFVRVGLAGADMGACAILPRIIGQGRASELLYTGRSMSAEEADKWGFFNKVVSPDDVLAEAQTLAKELADGPTFAHGITKTCLHQEWSMDIDSAIEAEAQAQAICMQTKDYGRAYNAFVAKQKPVFEGN, via the coding sequence GTGCAGACGTTCAAAGCCGCTGATTACAAGGCGACCCATTTCAAGTGGGAGGTTGCCGGCAAGGTCGGGACCGTCACGCTGAACCGGCCCGAGCGGAAGAATCCGCTGACCTTCGAAAGCTATGCCGAACTGCGCGACCTGTTCCTCAAGCTGGTCTATGCGACCGATGTGAAGACGGTGGTCGTCACCGGCGCTGGCGGCAATTTCTGCTCTGGCGGCGACGTCCACGAGATCATCGGCCCGCTGGTCCGCATGCAGGAAGCCGGCGACATGCCGGGCCTGCTCGCCTTCACCCGCATGACCGGCGATCTCGTCAAGGCGATGCGCCATTGCCCGCAGCCGATCATCGCGGCGGTCGACGGCATCTGCGCCGGCGCTGGCGCCATCGTCGCCATGGCCTCTGATCTCCGCATCGGCACGCCGCGCGCCAAGACCGCCTTCCTGTTCGTGCGGGTCGGCCTTGCCGGCGCCGACATGGGCGCCTGCGCGATCCTGCCGCGCATCATCGGCCAGGGCCGGGCCTCCGAGCTGCTCTACACGGGACGCTCGATGTCGGCGGAGGAAGCCGACAAGTGGGGCTTCTTCAACAAGGTCGTCTCGCCTGACGACGTGCTGGCCGAGGCCCAGACGCTCGCCAAGGAACTGGCCGACGGCCCGACTTTCGCCCACGGCATCACCAAGACTTGCCTCCACCAGGAATGGTCGATGGACATCGACAGCGCCATCGAGGCGGAGGCCCAGGCGCAGGCGATCTGCATGCAGACCAAGGATTACGGGCGCGCCTACAACGCCTTCGTTGCCAAGCAGAAGCCGGTCTTCGAGGGCAATTGA
- a CDS encoding ABC transporter ATP-binding protein, with protein MTLLRLDGVHASYGEAQVLHDISISVARGERVAILGRNGVGKTTVVNACLGIARLRKGTIAFAGQTASAIRHFTAARAGIAVVPQGRRIVPGLTVRENLLLGAAVGRSGRWSFETVCELFPILRERADTPGTAMSGGQQQMLAIGRALMANPDLLVLDEPSEGLAPVIVDELGETLVGLAAGETSILLIEQNFSLVHRVAERYYVMSKGAVVEEGRLEGLSRESLKKHVAV; from the coding sequence ATGACCCTGCTCCGGCTCGACGGCGTCCATGCCTCCTACGGCGAGGCCCAGGTGCTCCACGATATCTCGATCAGCGTCGCACGCGGCGAGCGGGTCGCGATCCTCGGCCGCAACGGCGTCGGCAAGACCACCGTGGTCAATGCCTGCCTCGGGATCGCCCGGCTGCGCAAGGGCACCATTGCCTTTGCCGGTCAAACGGCGTCGGCGATCCGCCATTTCACCGCCGCGCGCGCCGGCATCGCGGTCGTGCCGCAGGGCCGGCGGATCGTGCCGGGCCTGACGGTGCGCGAGAACCTGCTGCTCGGCGCGGCTGTCGGCCGCAGCGGGCGCTGGTCGTTCGAGACGGTCTGCGAGCTCTTCCCGATCCTGCGCGAGCGGGCCGACACGCCGGGCACCGCGATGAGCGGCGGCCAGCAGCAGATGCTGGCCATCGGCCGGGCGCTGATGGCCAATCCCGATCTCCTGGTGCTCGACGAACCGAGCGAGGGACTGGCGCCGGTCATCGTCGACGAGCTCGGCGAAACGCTGGTCGGCCTTGCCGCCGGCGAGACCTCGATCCTGCTGATCGAGCAGAACTTCAGCCTCGTTCACCGTGTGGCCGAGCGATACTACGTCATGTCCAAGGGCGCCGTGGTCGAGGAAGGCCGGCTCGAGGGCCTGTCCAGGGAAAGCCTGAAGAAACACGTCGCCGTCTGA
- a CDS encoding ABC transporter ATP-binding protein has protein sequence MSGFALEGIDMTRRYGGFVAVDKVSIALVPGEIRGLIGPNGAGKSTLMDALCGRGGGTTVGTVRFQGRDISGLSARARRRVGLARSFQKTNIFADLEVREQISLAASAAETDNTEEVIKALGLSALADRRAADISYGDQRRLDLALALVGKPSVLLLDEPAAGLSISESLVLARLLRELATSWGVTVLIVEHDMDVIFSISDRITVLHLGKILADGPGEEIRANQEVVRAYLGTSIT, from the coding sequence ATGAGCGGCTTTGCTCTCGAAGGCATCGACATGACGCGCCGCTATGGCGGCTTTGTCGCGGTCGACAAGGTCTCCATCGCGCTGGTCCCCGGCGAGATCCGCGGACTGATCGGCCCCAATGGCGCCGGCAAGTCGACGCTGATGGACGCGCTCTGCGGTCGCGGCGGCGGCACGACGGTCGGCACCGTGCGCTTCCAGGGGCGCGATATCAGTGGCTTGTCCGCCCGGGCACGGCGCCGTGTCGGCCTCGCCCGCTCGTTCCAGAAGACCAATATCTTTGCCGACCTCGAAGTGCGCGAGCAGATCAGCCTCGCCGCCAGCGCGGCGGAGACCGACAATACCGAGGAGGTGATCAAGGCGCTTGGGCTGTCAGCCCTCGCCGACCGGCGCGCCGCCGACATTTCCTATGGCGACCAGCGCCGTCTCGACCTGGCCCTTGCCCTCGTCGGCAAGCCCTCGGTGCTGCTCCTCGACGAGCCCGCCGCCGGCCTGTCGATCAGCGAGTCCCTGGTGTTGGCCCGGCTCCTGCGTGAACTCGCCACCAGCTGGGGCGTCACCGTGCTGATCGTCGAGCACGACATGGACGTCATCTTCTCGATCTCGGATCGCATCACCGTGCTGCATCTCGGCAAGATCCTGGCCGACGGTCCGGGCGAGGAAATCCGCGCCAACCAGGAGGTGGTGCGCGCCTATCTCGGGACCAGCATCACATGA
- a CDS encoding PaaI family thioesterase — MTSAVPPGIPEGYEPTPALDGNFDRVLGPLYRRSNGPGFAFRTGEAHSNIRGAIHGGVLTALADQTLGLTVMEAIDGGMAVTISLTCDFVDGARPGDLIECSAAVTRVTRSVVFVQGELRCGKRLLLTATGLWKRLRPVYPTG; from the coding sequence ATGACCAGCGCAGTCCCACCCGGCATTCCCGAAGGCTATGAGCCGACACCGGCGCTGGATGGCAATTTCGATCGGGTCCTGGGGCCGCTCTACAGGCGATCCAATGGCCCCGGCTTCGCCTTCAGGACTGGCGAGGCGCACAGCAATATCCGCGGCGCGATCCATGGCGGCGTGCTCACCGCCCTTGCGGACCAGACGCTGGGGCTGACTGTCATGGAGGCGATCGACGGTGGCATGGCGGTCACCATCAGCCTCACTTGCGATTTCGTCGACGGCGCCAGGCCGGGCGATCTGATCGAGTGCTCGGCCGCGGTGACGCGGGTGACGCGCTCGGTCGTTTTCGTCCAGGGCGAATTGCGCTGCGGAAAAAGGTTGCTTCTGACCGCAACCGGGCTTTGGAAACGGTTGCGTCCGGTTTATCCAACAGGTTGA